One genomic region from Methanobrevibacter oralis encodes:
- a CDS encoding PIN domain-containing protein, producing MSKLLIDSSFIIALFRRNDGLHQKAIENKDILNNHECYITDGILAEVITIIGQKTKDIVLVRIIYNYLKDNFTILHESEINMYNDNVFTIFEKYNKNKFKLGFIDCSQVIIFNHYNLDYVVNLDKGFRLFEEIELKDLSE from the coding sequence ATGAGCAAACTGTTAATCGATTCATCATTTATCATTGCATTGTTTAGAAGAAATGATGGGCTTCACCAAAAGGCAATTGAAAACAAGGACATACTAAATAACCATGAATGCTACATTACTGACGGGATATTGGCTGAAGTAATAACAATTATTGGGCAAAAAACTAAAGATATTGTATTGGTTAGAATAATTTACAATTATCTAAAGGACAATTTCACCATTCTTCATGAAAGTGAAATCAACATGTACAATGACAATGTATTTACTATTTTTGAAAAATACAACAAAAATAAATTTAAATTAGGTTTTATAGATTGCTCACAAGTCATAATATTTAATCATTATAATTTGGATTATGTAGTCAATTTGGATAAAGGATTTAGACTTTTTGAAGAAATAGAATTAA